From the Candidatus Schekmanbacteria bacterium genome, the window GCGCGATTGCATATTCCATTTTAGAAGGATTTACAGAGAATGAAATAGAAAAAGGTGTTGAAAGCGCTGAAACTTTATCTGGACGGATGTCGGTAAAGGAGCTGCCTTGCGGGATTACTATTATTGATGATTCCTATAATGCAAACCCAAACTCCTTTGAAAAAGCAATCGAGTATTTGAGTTGTCTTGAATGTAGAGGCAGAAGGATAGTGTTAATGGGAGATATGCTTGAGCTTGGAAAATATACTGAATCATCTCATCGCAGTATCGGAAAACTATGTGCTCAAAAGGGAATGGATTTTCTTTTTACAGTCGGAAGAGAATCGCGCTTAGCTGCAAATGAGGCAGTCAGAGCAGGAATTCCTGAAAAAAATGTGTTGTCCTTTGACGATGCTTCTACAGCAGGAGAAGCTCTAAGCAGACTTTTGAACAGAGATGATATCCTTCTTGTAAAAGGGTCAAGAATGATGCGCCTTGAAAGGGCAATAGAGGTGCTTTTAAGGAAGATTGAAGAAGGCAGTGAATAAAGAAATGGGAGATAGAGTCTTGATTGCGGGTTTGGGGAAAAGTGGAGTTGGTGCGATGAGGCTTGCGCTTTCACAGGACATAAAAGTTTTTGCCTGTGAGAAAAAAAGAGCATCTGAATGGGAAAAATGCGGAGAAACAATTCCACCTCAAGTTAAAGTAGAGTTTGAAAGTAACGGCTTTGAACTTCTCGATGAAGTTACTGATGTAATAGTTAGCCCGGGAATTTCATATAAAAGTGATTTCGTCAAAAGAGCAATAAACAAGAAAAAGAATGTTATGAGTGAAATAGAATTTGCAAGCCGCTATACCACTGTCCCAATTATTGCTGTTACAGGCACAAATGGGAAAACGACGGTGACTAAGCTGATTAATGAGATCTTGAGGAAAGATGGCAAAGAGTCTATAGAAGCCGGTAATATTGGCACATCACTTTCAGAAGTTGTATCTCAGAATTTTAAAGGTGATTATATAGTCTGTGAAATATCGAGTTTTCAGCTTGAATTGATTAGCAATTTAAAACCTCACATATCTCTCCTTTTAAATATAACGCCCGACCATTTGGACCGTTACGACTCCCTTGATGAATATGCTGACACAAAGATGAGAATCTTTGAGAATCTCAGCGATGAAGATTTCGGAATAATAAATGCAGATGATTCACTAATAATGACTAAACTTTCAAAATTGAGGGGACAGACTTTTTTCTTTAGCCGAACACAGTCAAAGATAAAAGGGGCTTATGTTGACTCAGGAGAAATTGTCTTTAGGGATTTAAAATTTGCAGAAAATATTATGCCTATTGAGAGGATTAAGATGAAAGGATGCCACAACCTTGAGAATGCTCTGTCCGCAGTTTCTGTTTCTATGATAGTGGATGTGAAAAAGGAAGTTGTAGCAGAGGTCTTGGAAAAATTTCTCCCTCCTTCCCATAGAATGGAAGAAGTGGCTAATATAAACAATGTGCTTTTTATAAATGATTCAAAAGCCACGAATATTGATGCATTGAAGAGGGCATTGGAAGGAATTGAAGAGAAAGTCATTTTGATTGCAGGAGGCAGGGATAAGAATGGTGATTTTGCTTCAATCACAGATGAAGTTAAGTCTTCTGTACGACTTATCATTGCCATTGGTGAAGCGGCAGGAAAAATTGAGAAAGCATTTTCTGATATTGTTGAGGTATTTAGAGCAAAAACTTTGGAGGAGGCTGTAAATAAGGCATATAGGATAGCCAGGCCGGGAGAAGTAGTACTTCTTTCTCCGGGTTGCGCAAGCTTTGATATGTTTGATTCCTACGAGCATCGGGGTGATGAATTTAAAAGATGTGTGAGGAAACTTTATGAAAATTGATGAGAGGGGAAAATCGGATAAATTAATACTTTTTACAGCCCTTCTGCTTTCTGGGATTGGAGCTATAATGGTTTACAGCGCAAGTGCCATTATGTCACTTGAAAAATTTTCAGACCCCTATTTCTATTTCAAAAAGCAGCTGCTCGCAATCATCATAGGGACAATTTTGATGGTTTGCGCAATGAATTTCAATTACAAAAAATATTACAAGTTAGCAATTCCTTCGCTTATGTTTGCAATAGTGCTTCTTATTCTTGTTTTTATACCCGGAATTAACGAGACAGCAAAAGGTGCAACACGATGGATAGCTTATAAGTCTTTAAGATTTCAACCTGCCGAATTTATGAAATTTGCTCTTATTCTTTATGCGGCAAGATATATTTCCAAAAAAGGAGATAAATTGAGCGATTTTACGAAAGGAATCCTACCTTTATCAATAGTATTTGGCATTGTAGCAGTTCTGATTATGAAACAACCGGATTTTGGGACAGTAATGATAATGGCTATTGTACTCCTCATTATGCTGTTTATTGGCGGTATGAATTTAAAATATCTCTTTAGTCTTATGGCAGTTATAACTCCGATGGCTATTTTTGCAGTGCTTTCTGAGCCATACAGAATGAAACGAATCACTGCTTTTTTGAATCCATGGGAATATCCTCGTGATTCAGGATTTCAGCTTATTCAATCTTTATATGCCTTTGGAAGAGGAGGAATTTTTGGTGTTGGTTTTGGAGAAAGCCGCGAGAAACTCTTTTATCTTCCCGAACCTCATAATGATTTTATTCTTTCAGTTGTAGGAGAGGAGATTGGAATGCTTGGTGTCATCACAATAGTGGGACTCTTTTTCATCTATGTCTATCGGGGATTTAAAGTTGCAATGAATGTAGATGATACATTTGGAGCTATGTTGTCTGCTGGAATAGTTTCTCTCATTGGGATTCAAGGACTAATTAATATGGCAGTAGCATTGGGGTTGTTTCCAACAAAAGGTATAACACTGCCTTTTATAAGTTATGGCGGTTCATCGATGATTTTTATGATGTTTTTAACCGGTGTCCTTCTCAATATTTCAGAAAATGCAAGAAGATAATGTAAAAGCTCTCATCGCAGGCGGCGGAACAGGAGGACACATTTATGCGGGAATAGCAATTGCAGAGGAGATAAAAGAAAGATGGAAGGGAGCAAAAATACTTTTCGTGGGTGCAAAAAGAGGGCTGGAATCAAAGATTCTTCCATCAACTGGAATAGATTTTGAGCTTATAGATTCATTAGGAATAAAAGGGAAAAACTTTAAAGAGATGGTAAGGGGAATAAAACAGATTCCTGTTAGCATTATGGATTCAATAAAAATTTTGAGGACTTTCAAGCCAAATTTTGCTGTAGGAGTGGGTGGATATAGCTCAGGTCCTACAATTGTATCTGCTTGGATTTTAGGAATTCCCTCTATCATACTTGAACAGAATCTTTATCCGGGGACGACAAATAGAATACTTGGAGGATTTGCGAAATTTATAGCTGTAAATTTCAGAGATTCACAAAGGTATTTTCCCAAAAGGAAGACAATATGTGTAGGCAATCCGGTGAGGAAGAATCTTCTCAAGATATCACGAGAAGAAGCGCTTAAAAAGTGGGATTTAGACATCAATCTTTTTACTCTTTTTGTTTTCGGTGGAAGCCAAGGTGCAAAATGCTTTAATGACCTAATGCCTGCAGTTTGTTCCCTTTTGGAAAAAGCTGGTAAGAAAATTCAGATAATACATCAAACCGGTGAAAGTGATTTTGAAAGAGTAAAAAAACTCTATGAAGAAAGGAAACTATCAAATGTAGTAATAAAATCTTTCATAACGGATATGGGCGATGCCTATAGCGCAGCAGATATCGTTATTTCACGGGCAGGTGCTACAACATTGAGCGAGCTATGTTCTTGTGCAAAAGCTTCCCTATTGATTCCCTTCCCCTATGCAACAAACAACCATCAGGAATATAATGCTCTTTATATGCAAAAAGAGGGGGCAAGCATTATG encodes:
- the ftsW gene encoding putative lipid II flippase FtsW, giving the protein MKIDERGKSDKLILFTALLLSGIGAIMVYSASAIMSLEKFSDPYFYFKKQLLAIIIGTILMVCAMNFNYKKYYKLAIPSLMFAIVLLILVFIPGINETAKGATRWIAYKSLRFQPAEFMKFALILYAARYISKKGDKLSDFTKGILPLSIVFGIVAVLIMKQPDFGTVMIMAIVLLIMLFIGGMNLKYLFSLMAVITPMAIFAVLSEPYRMKRITAFLNPWEYPRDSGFQLIQSLYAFGRGGIFGVGFGESREKLFYLPEPHNDFILSVVGEEIGMLGVITIVGLFFIYVYRGFKVAMNVDDTFGAMLSAGIVSLIGIQGLINMAVALGLFPTKGITLPFISYGGSSMIFMMFLTGVLLNISENARR
- the murD gene encoding UDP-N-acetylmuramoyl-L-alanine--D-glutamate ligase, yielding MKKAVNKEMGDRVLIAGLGKSGVGAMRLALSQDIKVFACEKKRASEWEKCGETIPPQVKVEFESNGFELLDEVTDVIVSPGISYKSDFVKRAINKKKNVMSEIEFASRYTTVPIIAVTGTNGKTTVTKLINEILRKDGKESIEAGNIGTSLSEVVSQNFKGDYIVCEISSFQLELISNLKPHISLLLNITPDHLDRYDSLDEYADTKMRIFENLSDEDFGIINADDSLIMTKLSKLRGQTFFFSRTQSKIKGAYVDSGEIVFRDLKFAENIMPIERIKMKGCHNLENALSAVSVSMIVDVKKEVVAEVLEKFLPPSHRMEEVANINNVLFINDSKATNIDALKRALEGIEEKVILIAGGRDKNGDFASITDEVKSSVRLIIAIGEAAGKIEKAFSDIVEVFRAKTLEEAVNKAYRIARPGEVVLLSPGCASFDMFDSYEHRGDEFKRCVRKLYEN
- the murG gene encoding undecaprenyldiphospho-muramoylpentapeptide beta-N-acetylglucosaminyltransferase is translated as MQEDNVKALIAGGGTGGHIYAGIAIAEEIKERWKGAKILFVGAKRGLESKILPSTGIDFELIDSLGIKGKNFKEMVRGIKQIPVSIMDSIKILRTFKPNFAVGVGGYSSGPTIVSAWILGIPSIILEQNLYPGTTNRILGGFAKFIAVNFRDSQRYFPKRKTICVGNPVRKNLLKISREEALKKWDLDINLFTLFVFGGSQGAKCFNDLMPAVCSLLEKAGKKIQIIHQTGESDFERVKKLYEERKLSNVVIKSFITDMGDAYSAADIVISRAGATTLSELCSCAKASLLIPFPYATNNHQEYNALYMQKEGASIMVREREATPERISQHIAELMEDRGRIRKMEENAKKLDRPNAAREIVELCRSLIGQR